The Cyprinus carpio isolate SPL01 chromosome B17, ASM1834038v1, whole genome shotgun sequence genome has a window encoding:
- the klf11b gene encoding Krueppel-like factor 11b isoform X2, protein MEVCEDFLEGKKHSEHSSCSVLEYNDLEAAEALVYMSFWSQMSPKPNAFKPRPLTPASDSCDSLLHPEPPETPKDFVSLSSLCMTPPHSPSFTDTSSTTSVPAPPSPLARPCPSLPSPRSACPTMASITQMPSSGHPTEMITAPPLRAMATSVIRHTADSSLYQNIPQAVHSQKTEKVPLSRQPETETPTGGMCQNSSKLPSRADKPSITSSPQSPPPTSSPPIICQMFPVAQPGVISATFIQKPSPGVKSIFPQPLLMGSPVPQGTVMFVMPQSPVSSAPQCQQTVMTLGNTKLLPLAPAPVYVPSGQSSATQADFSRRRNYVCNFPGCRKTYFKSSHLKAHLRTHTGEKPFSCNWEGCDKKFARSDELSRHRRTHTGEKKFVCPVCDRRFMRSDHLTKHARRHMTTKKIPSWQTEVRNLNKFTTAKALPTGTALPVSMLLPASN, encoded by the exons CTGCTGAAGCTTTGGTTTATATGAGCTTCTGGAGTCAGATGTCTCCAAAACCCAATGCCTTCAAACCTCGCCCTCTCACGCCAGCGTCAGACTCCTGTGATTCTCTCCTACACCCTGAACCCCCAGAGACCCCAAAGGACTTTGTCTCGCTCTCTTCACTG TGCATGACCCCACCACACAGCCCCAGCTTTACCGACACCTCCAGCACCACATCAGTGCCAGCCCCCCCCTCCCCGCTGGCTCGGCCCTGTCCCAGCCTCCCCAGTCCGAGATCTGCATGCCCTACCATGGCCTCCATCACACAGATGCCCTCTTCTGGGCACCCCACAGAAATGATCACAGCCCCACCTCTCAGAGCAATGGCAACCAGCGTAATACGCCACACAGCCGACAGCTCTTTATATcagaacattccacaagctgtccaCTCACAAAAGACTGAGAAAGTTCCTTTGTCCCGCCAACCCGAGACCGAAACCCCTACAGGTGGCATGTGCCAAAACAGCAGCAAACTGCCTTCTAGGGCTGATAAGCCCTCCATTACATCATCTCCTCAGTCGCCGCCCCCAACCTCCAGTCCGCCAATCATATGCCAAATGTTCCCGGTGGCCCAACCTGGAGTCATCTCAGCCACGTTTATTCAGAAGCCCAGCCCTGGGGTGAAGTCTATCTTTCCACAGCCGCTCCTGATGGGCTCGCCAGTGCCTCAGGGGACGGTGATGTTCGTGATGCCGCAGTCACCAGTGTCTTCGGCTCCACAGTGCCAACAGACTGTTATGACCCTAGGCAACACTAAACTCCTGCCTCTGGCTCCCGCACCTGTATACGTGCCTTCGGGACAGAGCAGCGCAACACAGGCCGACTTTTCCCGCAGGCGCAACTACGTCTGCAATTTCCCAGGCTGTCGGAAGACCTATTTCAAAAGTTCTCACCTAAAGGCGCATCTCAGAACCCACACAG GAGAGAAACCTTTTAGCTGCAACTGGGAAGGATGCGATAAGAAATTTGCTCGATCTGACGAGCTCTCCCGGCATCGACGAACACACACGGGTGAGAAGAAGTTTGTCTGTCCGGTGTGTGACCGACGGTTTATGCGCAGCGACCACCTCACCAAGCATGCACGGAGACACATGACCACCAAGAAGATCCCATCTTGGCAAACAGAGGTGCGGAACCTCAACAAGTTCACCACAGCCAAGGCCTTACCCACTGGCACAGCACTACCGGTCAGCATGTTGCTGCCAGCCTCCAACTGA
- the klf11b gene encoding Krueppel-like factor 11b isoform X1 encodes MSTRQFSNMEELCGGARMEVCEDFLEGKKHSEHSSCSVLEYNDLEAAEALVYMSFWSQMSPKPNAFKPRPLTPASDSCDSLLHPEPPETPKDFVSLSSLCMTPPHSPSFTDTSSTTSVPAPPSPLARPCPSLPSPRSACPTMASITQMPSSGHPTEMITAPPLRAMATSVIRHTADSSLYQNIPQAVHSQKTEKVPLSRQPETETPTGGMCQNSSKLPSRADKPSITSSPQSPPPTSSPPIICQMFPVAQPGVISATFIQKPSPGVKSIFPQPLLMGSPVPQGTVMFVMPQSPVSSAPQCQQTVMTLGNTKLLPLAPAPVYVPSGQSSATQADFSRRRNYVCNFPGCRKTYFKSSHLKAHLRTHTGEKPFSCNWEGCDKKFARSDELSRHRRTHTGEKKFVCPVCDRRFMRSDHLTKHARRHMTTKKIPSWQTEVRNLNKFTTAKALPTGTALPVSMLLPASN; translated from the exons CTGCTGAAGCTTTGGTTTATATGAGCTTCTGGAGTCAGATGTCTCCAAAACCCAATGCCTTCAAACCTCGCCCTCTCACGCCAGCGTCAGACTCCTGTGATTCTCTCCTACACCCTGAACCCCCAGAGACCCCAAAGGACTTTGTCTCGCTCTCTTCACTG TGCATGACCCCACCACACAGCCCCAGCTTTACCGACACCTCCAGCACCACATCAGTGCCAGCCCCCCCCTCCCCGCTGGCTCGGCCCTGTCCCAGCCTCCCCAGTCCGAGATCTGCATGCCCTACCATGGCCTCCATCACACAGATGCCCTCTTCTGGGCACCCCACAGAAATGATCACAGCCCCACCTCTCAGAGCAATGGCAACCAGCGTAATACGCCACACAGCCGACAGCTCTTTATATcagaacattccacaagctgtccaCTCACAAAAGACTGAGAAAGTTCCTTTGTCCCGCCAACCCGAGACCGAAACCCCTACAGGTGGCATGTGCCAAAACAGCAGCAAACTGCCTTCTAGGGCTGATAAGCCCTCCATTACATCATCTCCTCAGTCGCCGCCCCCAACCTCCAGTCCGCCAATCATATGCCAAATGTTCCCGGTGGCCCAACCTGGAGTCATCTCAGCCACGTTTATTCAGAAGCCCAGCCCTGGGGTGAAGTCTATCTTTCCACAGCCGCTCCTGATGGGCTCGCCAGTGCCTCAGGGGACGGTGATGTTCGTGATGCCGCAGTCACCAGTGTCTTCGGCTCCACAGTGCCAACAGACTGTTATGACCCTAGGCAACACTAAACTCCTGCCTCTGGCTCCCGCACCTGTATACGTGCCTTCGGGACAGAGCAGCGCAACACAGGCCGACTTTTCCCGCAGGCGCAACTACGTCTGCAATTTCCCAGGCTGTCGGAAGACCTATTTCAAAAGTTCTCACCTAAAGGCGCATCTCAGAACCCACACAG GAGAGAAACCTTTTAGCTGCAACTGGGAAGGATGCGATAAGAAATTTGCTCGATCTGACGAGCTCTCCCGGCATCGACGAACACACACGGGTGAGAAGAAGTTTGTCTGTCCGGTGTGTGACCGACGGTTTATGCGCAGCGACCACCTCACCAAGCATGCACGGAGACACATGACCACCAAGAAGATCCCATCTTGGCAAACAGAGGTGCGGAACCTCAACAAGTTCACCACAGCCAAGGCCTTACCCACTGGCACAGCACTACCGGTCAGCATGTTGCTGCCAGCCTCCAACTGA